One Drosophila santomea strain STO CAGO 1482 chromosome X, Prin_Dsan_1.1, whole genome shotgun sequence DNA segment encodes these proteins:
- the LOC120455888 gene encoding probable pyruvate dehydrogenase E1 component subunit alpha, mitochondrial → MCAAIVHSAKGSFWCPGVWKSRLGLGPMMKPSCVRVLMRCSGARSILERNILCRIIGRHKCSCLTLENTFKCYDLENGPTMDVELSRDDALAMYTQMLEVRRFETLAGNYYKERKIRGFCHLYNGQEAVAVGMKQRLRSCDSVITAYRCHAWTYLMGVSMHEIMAELLGVRSGCSRGKGGSMHMYSDRFYGGNGIVGAQVPLGAGIALAHRYRKDNGVAVVLYGDGAANQGQVFESYNMAKLWCLPCIFVCENNHYGMGTHVRRASAMSEFYMRGQYIPGLWVDGNQVLAVRSATQFAVDHALNHGPIVLEMSTYRYVGHSMSDPGTSYRSRDEVQAAREKRDPITSFRSQIIALCLADEEELKALEDKTKKQVDNICKKASTDKEVELHELHTDIYSKNVDGKIRNVSGFNLEHIKLAEVCFGKPRRTPACEINDVPVGAAIDVAKAKERKAEQEAKKAKEDAKGKGKGEPKGADSKPPKGEDGDKKTSSATETPAAKTPPPTKEPPAPKK, encoded by the exons atgtGCGCGGCTATTGTCCATTCGGCTAAAGGTTCATTTTGGTGTCCAGGTGTTTGGAAATCGCGATTAGGGCTAGGGCCAATGATGAAGCCCAGCTGCGTTCGCGTGTTGATGAGATGCAGTGGAGCCCGCTCCATCCTCGAGAGAAACATCCTGTGCAGGATCATAGGCCGCCACAAGTGTAGCTGTCTGACCCTGGAGAAC acGTTCAAGTGCTACGACCTGGAGAATGGGCCCACGATGGACGTGGAGCTTTCCAGGGATGACGCCCTGGCTATGTACACCCAGATGCTGGAGGTGCGCCGCTTCGAGACGTTGGCGGGCAACTACTACAAGGAGCGCAAAATCCGTGGATTCTGTCACTTGTACAACGGTCAGGAGGCAGTCGCTGTTGGCATGAAGCAGCGTTTAAGATCCTGCGACTCGGTGATAACGGCATACCGTTGTCATGCCTGGACCTATTTGATGGGCGTGTCCATGCACGAGATTATGGCGGAATTGTTAGGCGTAAGGAGCGGCTGCAGCCGGGGCAAAGGTGGCTCCATGCACATGTATAGCGATAGGTTCTATGGCGGCAACGGTATCGTTGGTGCTCAAGTTCCGCTCGGTGCTGGGATTGCACTTGCGCACAGGTATCGCAAGGACAACGGCGTGGCGGTGGTGCTTTATGGTGATGGTGCCGCCAATCAGGGCCAGGTCTTTGAGTCCTACAACATGGCCAAGCTGTGGTGCCTGCCCTGCATTTTCGTCTGCGAGAACAATCACTACGGCATGGGCACCCATGTGAGGCGCGCCTCTGCCATGTCCGAGTTCTACATGCGTGGCCAGTATATCCCGGGTCTTTGGGTGGATGGCAATCAGGTGCTGGCCGTGCGCAGCGCCACCCAGTTCGCCGTGGACCATGCCCTCAATCACGGACCCATTGTGCTCGAGATGAGCACTTATCGCTATGTGGGACACTCCATGTCCGATCCGGGCACCTCGTATCGCTCGCGGGATGAAGTTCAAGCGGCGAGGGAGAAACGCGATCCGATCACCAGTTTCCGCAGCCAGATAATCGCATTGTGTTTGGccgacgaggaggagctgaAGGCGCTGGAGGATAAGACAAAGAAGCAGGTGGATAACATTTGCAAGAAGGCCAGCACCGACAAGGAGGTGGAACTGCATGAGCTGCACACCGATATCTATTCGAAGAATGTGGATGGGAAGATCCGTAACGTGTCCGGTTTCAATTTGGAGCACATCAAGCTGGCGGAAGTGTGCTTTGGCAAGCCGCGGAGGACGCCGGCCTGCGAGATCAACGATGTGCCAGTGGGCGCCGCGATAGACGTGGCCAAGGCCAAGGAGCGGAAGGCCGAGCAGGAAGCCAAAAAGGCCAAGGAAGACGCTAAGGGTAAAGGTAAAGGCGAACCGAAGGGCGCTGACTCCAAGCCGCCCAAAGGAGAAGATGGCGATAAGAAGACGTCATCTGCAACTGAAACACCAGCAGCTAaaacaccaccacccactaaGGAGCCACCTGCACCCAAAAAGTAA
- the LOC120455889 gene encoding pyruvate dehydrogenase E1 component subunit alpha, mitochondrial isoform X2, which yields MLRTLSRVSELPIIVKQLQKNAAQAGVSKTNNYATEATVQVNRPFKLHRLDEGPATEVKLTKDQALKYYTQMQTIRRLETAAGNLYKEKIIRGFCHLYSGQEACAVGMKAAMRDVDNIISAYRVHGWTYLMGVSPSGVLAELTGVQGGCARGKGGSMHMYAPNFYGGNGIVGAQVPLGAGVGLACKYKGNGGMCLALYGDGAANQGQVFEAYNMAYLWKLPVIFVCENNNYGMGTSSERASCNTDYYTRGDALPGIWVDGMDVLAVRSATEFAINYVNTHGPLVMETNTYRYSGHSMSDPGTSYRTREEIQEVRQKRDPITSFKELCIELGLITTDEVKAIDLKVRKEVDEATAFAKSDAELGVSHLWTDVYSNNLEPKLRGTIAYDIDHIQERKGVNH from the exons ATGTTGCGTACTCTGTCACGCGTTAGCGAATTGCCCATTATTGTTAAGCAACTGCAAAAA AATGCAGCCCAAGCAGGTGTTTCAAAAACCAACAATTATGCCACGGAGGCCACCGTACAAGTGAATCGG CCCTTCAAGCTGCACCGCCTGGACGAAGGACCCGCCACGGAAGTGAAGCTGACCAAGGATCAGGCCCTCAAGTACTACACACAGATGCAGACGATCCGCCGGCTGGAGACGGCAGCCGGTAATCTGTACAAGGAGAAGATCATCCGTGGCTTCTGTCATCTGTATTCCGGCCAGGAGGCCTGCGCCGTTGGCATGAAGGCGGCGATGCGGGATGTGGACAACATCATATCCGCCTACCGTGTCCACGGATGGACCTACCTGATGGGTGTCTCGCCCAGCGGCGTACTGGCTGAGCTCACTGGTGTCCAGGGTGGCTGTGCCCGCGGCAAGGGTGGCTCCATGCACATGTACGCACCGAACTTCTACGGTGGTAATGGCATCGTGGGCGCACAAGTTCCATTGGGCGCCGGCGTTGGCTTGGCCTGCAAGTACAAGGGCAATGGCGGCATGTGCCTGGCCCTCTACGGCGATGGTGCCGCCAACCAGGGACAGGTGTTCGAGGCCTACAACATGGCCTACCTGTGGAAACTGCCTGTGATCTTTGTCTGCGAGAACAACAACTACG GAATGGGCACCAGCTCTGAGCGTGCTTCCTGCAACACCGACTACTATACCCGCGGCGACGCTTTGCCCGGCATCTGGGTGGACGGCATGGATGTGCTGGCGGTGCGCAGCGCCACCGAGTTTGCCATCAACTATGTGAACACTCACGGACCTTTGGTGATGGAGACGAACACGTACCGGTACTCCGGCCACTCCATGTCTGATCCGGGCACATCGTACCGCACACGCGAGGAGATCCAGGAGGTGCGCCAGAAGCGTGATCCCATTACCTCCTTCAAAGAGCTGTGCATCGAGCTGGGTCTGATCACCACCGATGAAGTCAAG GCCATCGATCTGAAGGTACGTAAGGAGGTCGACGAGGCCACCGCGTTCGCCAAGTCCGATGCCGAGCTGGGCGTGAGCCACCTCTGGACGGACGTGTACTCCAACAACCTGGAGCCCAAGCTGCGCGGCACCATCGCCTACGATATCGATCACATCCAGGAGCGCAAGGGCGTCAATCACTAA
- the LOC120455889 gene encoding pyruvate dehydrogenase E1 component subunit alpha, mitochondrial isoform X1 — MLRTLSRVSELPIIVKQLQKRCHNNNNIIGGCRIFSNNNNNSNSNNIIRNGRYSSSFFGLFQNAAQAGVSKTNNYATEATVQVNRPFKLHRLDEGPATEVKLTKDQALKYYTQMQTIRRLETAAGNLYKEKIIRGFCHLYSGQEACAVGMKAAMRDVDNIISAYRVHGWTYLMGVSPSGVLAELTGVQGGCARGKGGSMHMYAPNFYGGNGIVGAQVPLGAGVGLACKYKGNGGMCLALYGDGAANQGQVFEAYNMAYLWKLPVIFVCENNNYGMGTSSERASCNTDYYTRGDALPGIWVDGMDVLAVRSATEFAINYVNTHGPLVMETNTYRYSGHSMSDPGTSYRTREEIQEVRQKRDPITSFKELCIELGLITTDEVKAIDLKVRKEVDEATAFAKSDAELGVSHLWTDVYSNNLEPKLRGTIAYDIDHIQERKGVNH, encoded by the exons ATGTTGCGTACTCTGTCACGCGTTAGCGAATTGCCCATTATTGTTAAGCAACTGCAAAAA CGTTgccataacaacaacaacatcatcgGCGGATGTCGGATAtttagcaacaacaacaacaacagcaacagcaacaatatcATCAGGAATGGGAGATATTCATCGTCGTTTTTCGGTTTATTCCAGAATGCAGCCCAAGCAGGTGTTTCAAAAACCAACAATTATGCCACGGAGGCCACCGTACAAGTGAATCGG CCCTTCAAGCTGCACCGCCTGGACGAAGGACCCGCCACGGAAGTGAAGCTGACCAAGGATCAGGCCCTCAAGTACTACACACAGATGCAGACGATCCGCCGGCTGGAGACGGCAGCCGGTAATCTGTACAAGGAGAAGATCATCCGTGGCTTCTGTCATCTGTATTCCGGCCAGGAGGCCTGCGCCGTTGGCATGAAGGCGGCGATGCGGGATGTGGACAACATCATATCCGCCTACCGTGTCCACGGATGGACCTACCTGATGGGTGTCTCGCCCAGCGGCGTACTGGCTGAGCTCACTGGTGTCCAGGGTGGCTGTGCCCGCGGCAAGGGTGGCTCCATGCACATGTACGCACCGAACTTCTACGGTGGTAATGGCATCGTGGGCGCACAAGTTCCATTGGGCGCCGGCGTTGGCTTGGCCTGCAAGTACAAGGGCAATGGCGGCATGTGCCTGGCCCTCTACGGCGATGGTGCCGCCAACCAGGGACAGGTGTTCGAGGCCTACAACATGGCCTACCTGTGGAAACTGCCTGTGATCTTTGTCTGCGAGAACAACAACTACG GAATGGGCACCAGCTCTGAGCGTGCTTCCTGCAACACCGACTACTATACCCGCGGCGACGCTTTGCCCGGCATCTGGGTGGACGGCATGGATGTGCTGGCGGTGCGCAGCGCCACCGAGTTTGCCATCAACTATGTGAACACTCACGGACCTTTGGTGATGGAGACGAACACGTACCGGTACTCCGGCCACTCCATGTCTGATCCGGGCACATCGTACCGCACACGCGAGGAGATCCAGGAGGTGCGCCAGAAGCGTGATCCCATTACCTCCTTCAAAGAGCTGTGCATCGAGCTGGGTCTGATCACCACCGATGAAGTCAAG GCCATCGATCTGAAGGTACGTAAGGAGGTCGACGAGGCCACCGCGTTCGCCAAGTCCGATGCCGAGCTGGGCGTGAGCCACCTCTGGACGGACGTGTACTCCAACAACCTGGAGCCCAAGCTGCGCGGCACCATCGCCTACGATATCGATCACATCCAGGAGCGCAAGGGCGTCAATCACTAA
- the LOC120456683 gene encoding uncharacterized protein LOC120456683, with translation MTMSSTSTATVTATATSTATATLAEANATVGEMFSDADMAEVRHVVQRILVPCVFVIGLLGNSVSIYVLTRKRMRCTTNIYLTALAITDIAYLTCQLILSLQHYDYPKYHFKLYWQLYGYFVWLCDSFGYISIYIAVCFTIERFIAIRYPLKRQTFCTESLAKKVIAAVTIFCLLSTLSTAFEHTITIGTRQIDDAYQPCNQTVANISPTPPPPVAATPPLVTPPLPTPATIWQSQDSTTQDATTTAGSSSNLLIDWGSGGGSGDGEPENIPGHRRQRQSSGFVTLPTLRKTLELEEQDKDQEQDQQGSGVTESLLQLLQRRKRSAESHNINNTDAFAFNVTEYCQNVTFYNHGLSELGYDELYSYLWNLFTLLVFVVFPLLLLATFNSFLILLVHRSKNLRGDLTNASSIRRTKRKSNSGLKGSVSQENRVTITLIAVVLMFIVCQLPWAIYLIVNQYMEIQVGTQVVAGNVCNLLASLHAASNFFLYCVLSDKYRKTVRELITGYRYRRRHARNNTSLYVPHTTTTLTQINGDHYGSNFGGAGSRRNRNTGRLIA, from the exons ATGACAATGTCCTCGACGTCGACTGCGACtgtgactgcgactgcgacgtCGACAGCGACTGCGACGCTGGCCGAGGCAAACGCAACTGTTGGCGAAATGTTTTCGGATGCGGATATGGCGGAAGTGCGGCATGTTGTCCAACGCATTTTGGTGCCGTGCGTTTTTGTTATTGGACTATTGGGAAATTCAGTGAGCATTTATGTTTTGACGCG aAAGCGCATGAGATGCACCACAAACATATATCTAACGGCGCTGGCCATCACGGATATCGCCTACCTGACCTGCCAGTTGATCCTGTCACTGCAGCACTACGACTATCCCAAGTACCACTTCAAGCTTTACTGGCAGCTCTATGGCTACTTCGTCTGGCTGTGCGACAGTTTCG gTTACATCTCAATTTACATAGCCGTGTGCTTCACCATCGAGCGATTCATTGCGATACGCTATCCGCTCAAGAGGCAAACATTCTGCACGGAATCGCTGGCCAAAAAGGTGATAGCAG CCGTGACCATCTTCTGTTTGCTGTCCACACTCTCGACGGCATTCGAGCACACAATTACGATAGGTACGAGGCAGATTGATGACGCCTACCAGCCGTGCAACCAAACGGTGGCCAACATCTCGCCCACGCCGCCGCCCCCTGTGGCAGCAACGCCCCCACTGGTCACGCCCCCGCTGCCCACGCCGGCGACCATTTGGCAATCGCAGGACTCCACCACGCAGGACGCCACCACGACGGCCGGCTCGTCGTCTAATCTGCTCATCGACTGGGGCAGTGGCGGTGGCAGTGGTGATGGAGAGCCAG AGAACATTCCAGGACATCGCCGTCAGCGGCAGTCGTCTGGATTTGTGACGCTGCCCACACTGAGAAAAAcgctggagctggaggagcaggataaggaccaggagcaggaccagcaggggtcaggggtcacGGAGAGTTTGCTGCAATTGTTGCAGCGTCGCAAGCGCAGCGCTGAGAGCCACAACATCAACAATACGGATGCATTCGCATTTAATGTAACGGAATACTGTCAAAAT GTGACTTTCTATAACCATGGCCTGTCGGAACTGGGCTATGATGAGCTATATAGCTATCTGTGGAACCTGTTCACACTGCTGGTCTTCGTGGTCTTTCCCCTACTCCTACTGGCCACCTTCAACTCCTTTCTCATTCTGCTGGTGCATCGCTCCAAGAATCTGCGGGGTGACCTCACCAATGCCAGCAGCATAAGGCGCACAAAA CGCAAATCAAATTCTGGATTAAAAGGCAGCGTATCGCAGGAAAATCGCGTGACGATCACACTCATAGCGGTGGTGTTAATGTTCATAGTTTGCCAGCTGCCTTGGGCGATCTATTTGATTGTCAATCAGTACATGGAAATTCAAGTTGGCACACAGGTGGTGGCGGGAAATGTGTGTAATCTGCTGGCCTCCCTGCACGCGGCCTCCAATTTTTTCCTATACTGTGTGCTCTCGGATAAGTACCGAAAGACGGTGCGAGAACTGATAACCGGATATCGCTATAGACGTCGACATGCCCGCAATAATACGAGTCTCTATGTGCCGCACACGACGACTACACTGACCCAAATAAATGGCGATCATTATGGCAGCAATTTTGGCGGAGCCGGAAGTCGTCGAAATCGAAATACAGGTCGCCTGATAGCGTGA